A single region of the Oreochromis niloticus isolate F11D_XX linkage group LG19, O_niloticus_UMD_NMBU, whole genome shotgun sequence genome encodes:
- the klhdc2 gene encoding kelch domain-containing protein 2 isoform X3 translates to MAEGRAEMEEDRGDLPNGEDDNDSDRDEDNRLVGWILHEDMDEDEEDEEVDDEQLLDAEAVEQDTPAERSGHIAVVDRNIMYVWGGYKNAENHGFFDLYLPRNEIWTYNMESGVWTKHLAGGSLHSSMSGSCGVCVDGVLYLFGGHHARGNTNKIYRLPLRTPSLVWEEMRDLKGLPPSSKDKLGCWVQKNRIIYFGGYGYAAQGAHRGTFEYDESSSLMWDSPGRGWNNHIHILDLETSTWSQPITTGDTPSPRAAHACATVGNRGYVFGGRYKNYRLNDLYYLDLDTWEWHEMSVPQQGPVGRSWHSFTPVSLDHIFLFGGFTTDRETLSDAWLYSVSKNEWKPFKHSHTESPRLWHTACAGPDGEVFVFGGCANNLLSHHRAAHSNDLLVFNVQPKSLVRFCMETILQHRERLSSYWDCLPKHLLHSLKQRMARVNTLGS, encoded by the exons ATGGCAGAGGGGAGGGCAGAGATGGAAGAAGACAGGGGAGATCTGCCCAACGGAGAGGATGACAACGACTCGGATAGAGATGAAGATAACAGATTAGTAGGTTGGATATTACATGAAGATATGGATGAGGACGAGGAAGATGAGGAAGTGGACGATGAGCAGTTATTAGACGCTGAAGCAGTTGAGCAGGACACCCCAGCTGAGCGCAGTGGTCATATAGCAGTGGTTGACAGAAACATCATGTATGTGTGGGGTGGATACAAG AATGCTGAAAACCACGGATTCTTCGACTTGTATCTACCGAGAAACGAGATCTGGACCTACAACATGGAGTCAGGAGTCTG GACAAAGCATTTAGCTGGAGGTAGCCTCCACTCATCGATGTCAGGCAGCTGTGGGGTGTGTGTTGATGGAGTTCTCTACCTTTTCGGGGGGCATCACGCCCGGGGAAACACAAACAAG ATCTATCGCCTGCCCTTGAGAACTCCCAGCCTTGTGTGGGAGGAAATGAGGGATCTTAAAGGACTTCCGCCATCATCCAAGGACAAGCTGGGCTGCTGGGTTCAGAAAAACAG AATTATATACTTTGGGGGCTATGGCTACGCTGCACAGGGCGCTCATCGAGGGACTTTTGAATATGATGAATCGTCTTCTCTTATg TGGGACAGCCCTGGGCGAGGCTGGAACAACCATATCCATATCCTGGATCTGGAGACGTCAACATGGAGTCAGCCAATTACCACG GGGGACACCCCTTCACCCAGAGCAGCTCATGCCTGTGCAACAGTTGGCAACAGAGGCTATGTGTTTGGTGGCCGATACAAG AACTACAGATTAAATGACCTGTACTATCTTGACCTGGACACGTGGGAGTGGCATGAAAT GAGCGTTCCCCAGCAGGGTCCAGTGGGCCGTTCCTGGCACTCCTTCACTCCTGTGTCACTAGACCACATCTTCCTATTTGGAGGTTTCACCACAGACAGGGAGACGTTGA GTGATGCTTGGCTGTACAGTGTGAGCAAAAATGAATGGAAGCCTTTcaaacacagtcacacagagaGCCCCAG GCTGTGGCACACAGCGTGCGCTGGTCCAGACGGCGAAGTGTTTGTGTTCGGAGGGTGTGCCAACAACCTGCTGTCGCACCACAGAGCT GCACACAGCAATGACCTGCTGGTTTTCAATGTTCAGCCCAAATCATTAGTTCG GTTCTGCATGGAGACCATCCTTCAGCACAGGGAGCGTTTGTCTAGCTACTGGGACTGTTTGCCTAAACACCTCCTGCACAGCCTCAAACAGAGAATGGCACGTGTCAACACACTGGGCTCTTAG
- the klhdc2 gene encoding kelch domain-containing protein 2 isoform X2 codes for MIQSAAMETKEAGMAEGRAEMEEDRGDLPNGEDDNDSDRDEDNRLVGWILHEDMDEDEEDEEVDDEQLLDAEAVEQDTPAERSGHIAVVDRNIMYVWGGYKNAENHGFFDLYLPRNEIWTYNMESGVWTKHLAGGSLHSSMSGSCGVCVDGVLYLFGGHHARGNTNKIYRLPLRTPSLVWEEMRDLKGLPPSSKDKLGCWVQKNRIIYFGGYGYAAQGAHRGTFEYDESSSLMWDSPGRGWNNHIHILDLETSTWSQPITTGDTPSPRAAHACATVGNRGYVFGGRYKNYRLNDLYYLDLDTWEWHEMSVPQQGPVGRSWHSFTPVSLDHIFLFGGFTTDRETLSDAWLYSVSKNEWKPFKHSHTESPRLWHTACAGPDGEVFVFGGCANNLLSHHRAAHSNDLLVFNVQPKSLVRFCMETILQHRERLSSYWDCLPKHLLHSLKQRMARVNTLGS; via the exons ATGATACAATCCGCTGCCATG GAAACAAAAGAGGCTGGCATGGCAGAGGGGAGGGCAGAGATGGAAGAAGACAGGGGAGATCTGCCCAACGGAGAGGATGACAACGACTCGGATAGAGATGAAGATAACAGATTAGTAGGTTGGATATTACATGAAGATATGGATGAGGACGAGGAAGATGAGGAAGTGGACGATGAGCAGTTATTAGACGCTGAAGCAGTTGAGCAGGACACCCCAGCTGAGCGCAGTGGTCATATAGCAGTGGTTGACAGAAACATCATGTATGTGTGGGGTGGATACAAG AATGCTGAAAACCACGGATTCTTCGACTTGTATCTACCGAGAAACGAGATCTGGACCTACAACATGGAGTCAGGAGTCTG GACAAAGCATTTAGCTGGAGGTAGCCTCCACTCATCGATGTCAGGCAGCTGTGGGGTGTGTGTTGATGGAGTTCTCTACCTTTTCGGGGGGCATCACGCCCGGGGAAACACAAACAAG ATCTATCGCCTGCCCTTGAGAACTCCCAGCCTTGTGTGGGAGGAAATGAGGGATCTTAAAGGACTTCCGCCATCATCCAAGGACAAGCTGGGCTGCTGGGTTCAGAAAAACAG AATTATATACTTTGGGGGCTATGGCTACGCTGCACAGGGCGCTCATCGAGGGACTTTTGAATATGATGAATCGTCTTCTCTTATg TGGGACAGCCCTGGGCGAGGCTGGAACAACCATATCCATATCCTGGATCTGGAGACGTCAACATGGAGTCAGCCAATTACCACG GGGGACACCCCTTCACCCAGAGCAGCTCATGCCTGTGCAACAGTTGGCAACAGAGGCTATGTGTTTGGTGGCCGATACAAG AACTACAGATTAAATGACCTGTACTATCTTGACCTGGACACGTGGGAGTGGCATGAAAT GAGCGTTCCCCAGCAGGGTCCAGTGGGCCGTTCCTGGCACTCCTTCACTCCTGTGTCACTAGACCACATCTTCCTATTTGGAGGTTTCACCACAGACAGGGAGACGTTGA GTGATGCTTGGCTGTACAGTGTGAGCAAAAATGAATGGAAGCCTTTcaaacacagtcacacagagaGCCCCAG GCTGTGGCACACAGCGTGCGCTGGTCCAGACGGCGAAGTGTTTGTGTTCGGAGGGTGTGCCAACAACCTGCTGTCGCACCACAGAGCT GCACACAGCAATGACCTGCTGGTTTTCAATGTTCAGCCCAAATCATTAGTTCG GTTCTGCATGGAGACCATCCTTCAGCACAGGGAGCGTTTGTCTAGCTACTGGGACTGTTTGCCTAAACACCTCCTGCACAGCCTCAAACAGAGAATGGCACGTGTCAACACACTGGGCTCTTAG
- the klhdc2 gene encoding kelch domain-containing protein 2 isoform X1 has translation MANFKQGILLTSTVLNETKEAGMAEGRAEMEEDRGDLPNGEDDNDSDRDEDNRLVGWILHEDMDEDEEDEEVDDEQLLDAEAVEQDTPAERSGHIAVVDRNIMYVWGGYKNAENHGFFDLYLPRNEIWTYNMESGVWTKHLAGGSLHSSMSGSCGVCVDGVLYLFGGHHARGNTNKIYRLPLRTPSLVWEEMRDLKGLPPSSKDKLGCWVQKNRIIYFGGYGYAAQGAHRGTFEYDESSSLMWDSPGRGWNNHIHILDLETSTWSQPITTGDTPSPRAAHACATVGNRGYVFGGRYKNYRLNDLYYLDLDTWEWHEMSVPQQGPVGRSWHSFTPVSLDHIFLFGGFTTDRETLSDAWLYSVSKNEWKPFKHSHTESPRLWHTACAGPDGEVFVFGGCANNLLSHHRAAHSNDLLVFNVQPKSLVRFCMETILQHRERLSSYWDCLPKHLLHSLKQRMARVNTLGS, from the exons ATGGCTAACTTTAAACAAGGCATTTTGCTCACGTCCACTGTTTTAAAT GAAACAAAAGAGGCTGGCATGGCAGAGGGGAGGGCAGAGATGGAAGAAGACAGGGGAGATCTGCCCAACGGAGAGGATGACAACGACTCGGATAGAGATGAAGATAACAGATTAGTAGGTTGGATATTACATGAAGATATGGATGAGGACGAGGAAGATGAGGAAGTGGACGATGAGCAGTTATTAGACGCTGAAGCAGTTGAGCAGGACACCCCAGCTGAGCGCAGTGGTCATATAGCAGTGGTTGACAGAAACATCATGTATGTGTGGGGTGGATACAAG AATGCTGAAAACCACGGATTCTTCGACTTGTATCTACCGAGAAACGAGATCTGGACCTACAACATGGAGTCAGGAGTCTG GACAAAGCATTTAGCTGGAGGTAGCCTCCACTCATCGATGTCAGGCAGCTGTGGGGTGTGTGTTGATGGAGTTCTCTACCTTTTCGGGGGGCATCACGCCCGGGGAAACACAAACAAG ATCTATCGCCTGCCCTTGAGAACTCCCAGCCTTGTGTGGGAGGAAATGAGGGATCTTAAAGGACTTCCGCCATCATCCAAGGACAAGCTGGGCTGCTGGGTTCAGAAAAACAG AATTATATACTTTGGGGGCTATGGCTACGCTGCACAGGGCGCTCATCGAGGGACTTTTGAATATGATGAATCGTCTTCTCTTATg TGGGACAGCCCTGGGCGAGGCTGGAACAACCATATCCATATCCTGGATCTGGAGACGTCAACATGGAGTCAGCCAATTACCACG GGGGACACCCCTTCACCCAGAGCAGCTCATGCCTGTGCAACAGTTGGCAACAGAGGCTATGTGTTTGGTGGCCGATACAAG AACTACAGATTAAATGACCTGTACTATCTTGACCTGGACACGTGGGAGTGGCATGAAAT GAGCGTTCCCCAGCAGGGTCCAGTGGGCCGTTCCTGGCACTCCTTCACTCCTGTGTCACTAGACCACATCTTCCTATTTGGAGGTTTCACCACAGACAGGGAGACGTTGA GTGATGCTTGGCTGTACAGTGTGAGCAAAAATGAATGGAAGCCTTTcaaacacagtcacacagagaGCCCCAG GCTGTGGCACACAGCGTGCGCTGGTCCAGACGGCGAAGTGTTTGTGTTCGGAGGGTGTGCCAACAACCTGCTGTCGCACCACAGAGCT GCACACAGCAATGACCTGCTGGTTTTCAATGTTCAGCCCAAATCATTAGTTCG GTTCTGCATGGAGACCATCCTTCAGCACAGGGAGCGTTTGTCTAGCTACTGGGACTGTTTGCCTAAACACCTCCTGCACAGCCTCAAACAGAGAATGGCACGTGTCAACACACTGGGCTCTTAG
- the pole2 gene encoding DNA polymerase epsilon subunit 2, producing the protein MDVARRIKTKVSSGFKMRGLILRPEASRYLVEVLESVNHSELDDVIERVLDAVEKQPLSSSMIELSVVESAVQDCTQTCDETIDNVFNIIGAFDVPRYIYSVERKKFVPISMTSHPAPSLCGLARVKAELFRERYTILQQRTHRHELFTPPAIGAAVEEGQNKFQLKTVEALLGSTAKLGEVIVLGMITQLKEGKFYLEDPSGTIQLDLSKAQFHNGLYTESCFVLAEGWYEDSVFHVNGFGFPPTEPSSATRAYYGNINFFGGPSTTSVKMSAKLKQLEEENEDAMFVIVSDVWLDSVEVMEKLNIMFSGYAAMPPTCFIFCGNFSSAPYGKTQLKSLKESLKALADAICSYPSIHSSSRFVFVPGPEDPGPGTILPRPPLADHITEEFRQRVPFSVFTTNPCRIQYCSQEIIIIREDLVNKMCRNCVRLPNNNLDIPNHFVRTILSQGHLTPLPLYVSPVFWAYDFSLRVYPVPDVIVFADKYDPFSITNTDCLCVNPGSFPKSGFSFKVYYPSNRTVEDSKLQGL; encoded by the exons ATGGATGTTGCTCGCAGAATAAAGACGAAAGTGTCTTCTGGCTTCAAGATGAGAGGGCTTATACTGCGCCC TGAGGCCAGCAGGTACCTTGTAGAGGTGCTGGAGTCCGTCAATCATTCTGAACTTGATGATGTTATTGAAAGGGTCTTGGATGCAGTGGAAAAACAACCAT TGTCCTCCAGCATGATAGAGCTGTCCGTGGTGGAAAGTGCCGTGCAGGATTGCACTCAGACTTGTGACGAAACAAT AGATAATGTTTTCAACATCATTGGAGCTTTTGATGTGCCCAGATACATTTACAGTGTGGAGAGGAAGAAATTTGTACC CATCAGTATGACCAGTCATCCAGCCCCCAGTCTGTGTGGCCTGGCCAGAGTCAAAGCGGAACTCTTCAGAGAGCGCTATACAATCCTTCAGCAA CGAACACATCGCCATGAACTCTTCACCCCACCAGCGATAGGAGCTGCTGTTGAAGAGGGTCAAAACAAATTTCAG CTGAAGACGGTTGAAGCATTGCTCGGTAGCACAGCTAAACTGGGAGAGGTGATTGTACTTGGTATGATCACACAACTGAAAGAG GGTAAATTTTACCTGGAGGACCCAAGTGGAACAATACAGCTGGACTTGTCCAAAGCA CAGTTTCATAACGGCCTCTACACAGAATCCTGCTTTGTACTGGCAGAAG GTTGGTACGAGGACTCTGTGTTCCACGTCAATGGTTTCGGGTTCCCACCAACAGAGCCTTCATCAGCCACAAG AGCATACTACGGAAACATTAACTTTTTTGGAGGTCCATCTACCACTTCCGTGAAAATGTCCGCGAAGTTGAAGCAGCTGGAAGAGGAGAATGAAGACGCCATGTTTGTTATCGTCTCCGATGTCTGGCTGGACAGTGTGGAAGTGATGGAAAAGCTCAACATCATGTTCTCAG GATATGCCGCCATGCCCCCCACCTGCTTCATTTTCTGTGGAAACTTCTCTTCTGCCCCGTATGGGAAGACACAGCTCAAATCACTCAAAG aGTCACTGAAAGCCCTTGCTGATGCTATATGCTCATACCCCAGCATTCATAGCAG TAGTCGCTTTGTGTTTGTTCCCGGTCCTGAAGACCCTGGTCCAGGCACCATCCTGCCACG ACCTCCCCTGGCAGACCACATCACAGAGGAGTTCAGACAGAGAGTGCCATTTTCTGTGTTCACAACTAATCCATGCAG GATTCAGTACTGCAGCCAGGAGATCATCATTATCAGAGAAGACCTGGTCAACAAGATGTGTAGGAATTGTGTCCGACTGCCCAATAACAATCTTGACATTCCAAACCAT tTTGTTAGGACAATCCTATCCCAGGGTCACTTGACTCCACTGCCTCTGTATGTCAGTCCTGTATTCTGGGCCTATGACTTTTCCCTGCGAGTCTACCCAGTACCTGACGTCATTGTCTTCGCAGACAAATACGACCCCTTCAGCATCACTAACACAGACTGCCTCTGTGTCAACCCG GGTTCCTTCCCAAAAAGTGGATTCAGTTTCAAGGTGTACTATCCATCCAACAGGACAGTTGAGGACAG CAAACTTCAAGGGCTGTGA